A genomic segment from Amycolatopsis camponoti encodes:
- a CDS encoding phosphatase PAP2 family protein, which yields MSVPLQRWLVVGAVFCAAFVLLGLSVARQPLTLDVEVADALHGVYAEPLGRVAQAGSDVLGPVLPFVLGTALLALALRRREHIGLCVRLAVVLVLCRLTSLVFKPLFLRERPRDYPDLSYPSGHVVSVASTGFVLLLLCAWLWPRLVRRVSAAVAVAVVLCAACRVVLGVHWVTDTIGAVLAVTGVGLLSACALRLLPPGDGRSLDG from the coding sequence ATGAGCGTCCCGCTTCAGCGCTGGCTCGTCGTGGGCGCGGTGTTCTGCGCCGCGTTCGTCTTGCTCGGCTTGAGCGTGGCCCGGCAGCCGCTGACCCTCGACGTCGAAGTCGCGGACGCGCTGCACGGCGTCTACGCCGAGCCGCTCGGCCGGGTCGCGCAGGCCGGGAGCGACGTTCTCGGGCCGGTCCTCCCGTTCGTCCTCGGCACGGCGCTGCTCGCGCTCGCCCTGCGCCGCCGCGAGCACATCGGGCTGTGCGTGCGGCTGGCCGTCGTGCTGGTGCTGTGCCGGCTGACGAGCCTGGTGTTCAAGCCGTTGTTCCTGCGGGAGCGCCCGCGCGACTACCCGGACCTGAGCTACCCGAGCGGGCACGTGGTGTCGGTGGCGAGCACGGGGTTCGTCCTCCTCCTGCTGTGCGCGTGGCTGTGGCCACGGCTGGTCCGCCGGGTTTCGGCCGCCGTCGCGGTCGCCGTCGTGCTGTGCGCGGCCTGTCGCGTCGTGCTGGGCGTGCACTGGGTCACCGACACGATCGGAGCAGTGCTCGCGGTGACGGGTGTCGGGCTGCTCTCAGCGTGCGCCTTGCGGCT
- a CDS encoding TIGR01777 family oxidoreductase yields MRVLIAGASGLIGSALGDRLRRAGHEVRTLVRRETRATTEFRWDPPSGTVADGAFEGVDAVVNLGGKPLFPGRWSAMRKQELTDSRVEPTEVLAEAVAEHGVGVLVNASAVGYYGHTHESTVDESGPRGRGFLAELCEAWEAATAGAGDARVVNIRTGLVLSAKGGLYGTLRPLFRLCLGGRLGDGRQFMPWIALEDEVGAIVHVLTHDDLSGPVNLSGPAPVTNAEFTRAVGRALHRPAPWWVPGIALKTVLGQAGEEMALFGQRAVPAALERSGYEFRHRTLDSALTAA; encoded by the coding sequence ATGCGAGTACTGATCGCCGGAGCGAGCGGCTTGATCGGGTCGGCGCTGGGCGACCGGCTGCGGCGCGCCGGGCACGAGGTCCGCACCTTGGTGCGCCGGGAAACCCGCGCCACGACCGAGTTCCGCTGGGACCCGCCCTCGGGCACCGTCGCGGACGGCGCCTTCGAAGGCGTGGACGCCGTCGTGAACCTCGGTGGCAAGCCCTTGTTCCCCGGGCGGTGGAGCGCGATGCGCAAGCAGGAGCTCACCGACAGCCGGGTCGAGCCGACCGAGGTGCTCGCCGAAGCCGTCGCCGAGCACGGTGTCGGCGTGCTCGTCAACGCGTCCGCCGTCGGGTACTACGGCCACACGCACGAGTCCACTGTGGACGAATCGGGGCCCCGCGGCCGCGGTTTCCTCGCCGAGCTCTGCGAAGCCTGGGAAGCGGCGACGGCGGGTGCGGGCGACGCGCGCGTCGTGAACATCCGGACCGGGCTGGTGCTTTCGGCGAAGGGCGGGCTCTACGGCACGCTGCGGCCGCTCTTCCGGCTGTGCCTGGGCGGCCGGCTCGGCGACGGCCGCCAGTTCATGCCGTGGATCGCCCTCGAGGACGAGGTCGGCGCGATCGTCCACGTCCTCACCCACGACGACCTGTCCGGCCCGGTCAACCTCAGCGGCCCGGCCCCGGTGACCAACGCCGAGTTCACCCGGGCGGTCGGGCGGGCCCTGCACCGCCCCGCGCCGTGGTGGGTGCCCGGGATCGCGCTCAAGACCGTGCTCGGGCAAGCCGGCGAGGAGATGGCGCTGTTCGGGCAGCGGGCCGTCCCGGCCGCGCTGGAGCGGTCCGGCTACGAGTTCCGGCACCGGACCCTGGACAGCGCGCTGACCGCGGCATGA
- a CDS encoding serine hydrolase encodes MKGLASAGAGPFTAFRAWLADHRENVSMVADDGAGQRLSHLPDVPRVVASTIKVVPLLAYATAVADGVLDPAEPVPVGDWDAFHPFDGDGPVGAGAHHRALTALGIPCDEYGIAHDPGRLVPLDAIATAMIAESDNAAPDYLRARLGDGAVRAAAAAGGWPDADIRWFCGETLRSFHPGEPDLTARFTGDPAFRTAVLERVRGAPISAEAGWEWTQRTAHGTAARLFAFHRHLVTSDAPAAALARRKLGRDVRYKGGALPRSRGFGLSAAGGTVAMFFTGTDFPEIPLADLGLAILADLPGFARDLGVRPGPGCATIEACEY; translated from the coding sequence GTGAAGGGCCTCGCATCAGCTGGTGCGGGGCCCTTCACGGCGTTCCGGGCCTGGCTCGCCGACCACCGCGAGAACGTCTCGATGGTCGCGGACGACGGCGCCGGGCAGCGGCTGAGCCACCTCCCGGACGTGCCGCGCGTCGTGGCTTCGACGATCAAGGTCGTCCCCTTGCTCGCCTACGCGACCGCGGTCGCCGACGGCGTGCTCGACCCGGCCGAGCCGGTCCCGGTCGGCGACTGGGACGCGTTCCACCCCTTCGACGGCGACGGCCCCGTCGGCGCCGGCGCCCACCACCGGGCGCTGACCGCGCTCGGCATCCCCTGCGACGAGTACGGGATCGCCCACGACCCCGGCCGGCTCGTCCCGCTCGACGCCATCGCCACGGCGATGATCGCCGAGAGCGACAACGCGGCCCCCGACTACCTCCGCGCCCGGCTCGGCGACGGGGCGGTGCGGGCCGCGGCGGCCGCCGGCGGCTGGCCGGACGCCGACATCCGCTGGTTCTGCGGCGAAACCCTCCGCTCGTTCCACCCCGGCGAGCCGGACCTGACCGCGCGCTTCACGGGCGATCCCGCGTTCCGGACGGCGGTGCTCGAACGCGTCCGAGGCGCACCGATCTCCGCCGAAGCCGGGTGGGAATGGACACAACGGACCGCGCACGGCACCGCGGCGCGGCTCTTCGCCTTCCACCGCCACCTCGTCACCTCGGACGCCCCGGCCGCCGCGCTCGCGCGCCGGAAACTCGGCCGGGACGTCCGCTACAAGGGCGGCGCCCTGCCGCGCAGCCGCGGTTTCGGTCTCTCCGCGGCCGGCGGAACCGTCGCGATGTTCTTCACCGGAACGGACTTCCCCGAGATCCCGCTCGCCGATCTGGGCCTGGCGATCCTCGCCGACCTGCCCGGTTTCGCGCGAGACCTGGGCGTGCGGCCCGGACCCGGATGCGCGACGATCGAGGCATGCGAGTACTGA